In Micromonospora sp. NBC_01813, the following are encoded in one genomic region:
- a CDS encoding UDP-N-acetylmuramoyl-L-alanyl-D-glutamate--2,6-diaminopimelate ligase, with amino-acid sequence MRRGRYAAARAGSTDRVGSSAVPGNPRPRANRPVPLAGLAAALAVPPPVGADPSISGITHASGEVRPGDIYAALPGARRHGAEFVADAAGRGAVAVLTDPAGAAAAEAAGMPALIVPDPRHVLGPLAAIVYGEPSRQLTMIGLTGTAGKTSTAYLVESGLRAAGQSTGLIGTVETRLGDLVVSSARTTPEATDLHAMLAVAQESGVHSVVMEVSSHALALDRVGGVRFAVGGYTNFGSDHLDFHTDSADYFAAKARLFDGRCAVEVLNHDDPALAPLRRPYTVTYSATAASGATWRAAAISDDGYRQHFIALGPDGISIEAGVGLPGRHNVANALLAIATLVAVGVDPATAAAGVAACPGVPGRLERVTAAGPVLGVVDYAHKSDAIVAVLAALRGLSDSRRGRLICVVGAGGDRDRGKRPTMGDAAARGADLVIVTDDNPRTEDPATIRAQVRRGADAVAGAEVVEIAGRRAAIDEAVRLAGASDVIAVLGKGHEQGQEINGDIQPFDDRIELAAALTARFGALVVRA; translated from the coding sequence ATGCGGCGTGGCCGGTACGCCGCTGCGCGGGCCGGGTCCACGGACCGGGTAGGGTCTAGCGCCGTGCCCGGCAATCCACGACCTCGCGCCAACCGTCCGGTTCCGCTCGCCGGACTCGCCGCCGCGCTGGCAGTGCCGCCGCCGGTCGGGGCGGACCCGTCCATCAGCGGAATCACCCATGCCAGCGGCGAGGTTCGCCCCGGCGACATCTATGCGGCGTTGCCCGGCGCCCGCCGGCACGGCGCCGAATTCGTCGCCGACGCCGCCGGCCGGGGCGCGGTGGCCGTACTGACCGATCCGGCCGGGGCCGCCGCCGCCGAAGCCGCCGGGATGCCCGCCCTGATCGTGCCCGACCCGCGGCACGTGCTCGGGCCGCTGGCCGCGATCGTGTACGGCGAACCGAGCCGGCAGCTGACGATGATCGGCCTGACCGGCACCGCCGGCAAGACCTCCACCGCGTACCTGGTGGAGTCGGGGCTGCGGGCCGCCGGGCAGAGCACCGGGCTGATCGGCACGGTGGAGACCCGCCTCGGCGATCTGGTGGTCTCCAGCGCGCGGACCACCCCGGAGGCCACCGACCTGCACGCCATGCTCGCGGTCGCCCAGGAGAGCGGGGTGCACAGCGTGGTGATGGAGGTGTCCAGCCACGCGCTCGCCCTCGACCGGGTCGGTGGGGTCCGGTTCGCGGTCGGCGGCTACACCAACTTCGGCTCCGACCACCTGGACTTCCACACCGACTCGGCCGACTACTTCGCCGCCAAGGCCCGGCTCTTCGACGGCCGCTGCGCGGTCGAGGTGCTCAACCACGACGACCCGGCGTTGGCGCCACTGCGTCGCCCGTACACCGTCACCTACTCGGCGACCGCCGCTTCCGGCGCCACCTGGCGGGCCGCGGCGATCAGCGACGACGGCTACCGGCAGCACTTCATCGCGCTCGGCCCGGACGGCATCTCGATCGAGGCCGGGGTGGGCCTGCCGGGCCGGCACAACGTGGCGAACGCGTTGCTGGCCATCGCCACCCTGGTGGCGGTCGGCGTCGACCCGGCGACAGCCGCCGCCGGGGTGGCCGCCTGCCCCGGCGTCCCGGGCCGCCTGGAGCGGGTCACCGCCGCCGGGCCGGTGCTCGGCGTCGTCGACTACGCGCACAAGTCGGACGCGATCGTCGCCGTCCTGGCGGCGCTGCGCGGGCTGAGTGACTCCCGGCGCGGCCGACTCATCTGCGTCGTCGGCGCGGGCGGCGACCGGGACCGGGGCAAGCGCCCGACGATGGGTGACGCGGCCGCGCGCGGCGCGGACCTGGTGATCGTCACCGACGACAACCCCCGCACCGAGGACCCGGCGACGATCCGGGCGCAGGTACGGCGCGGCGCCGACGCCGTCGCCGGTGCCGAGGTGGTGGAGATCGCCGGTCGACGGGCCGCGATCGACGAAGCGGTCCGCCTGGCCGGTGCCTCGGACGTGATCGCGGTGCTCGGCAAGGGACACGAACAGGGCCAGGAGATCAACGGCGACATCCAGCCGTTCGACGACCGGATCGAGCTCGCGGCGGCGCTGACCGCCCGCTTCGGAGCATTGGTGGTACGGGCATGA
- the rsmH gene encoding 16S rRNA (cytosine(1402)-N(4))-methyltransferase RsmH — translation MGELRGTHVPVLLERCLELLAPALETGDRPAVHVDATLGLGGHAEAVLAAFPTVTLVGLDRDEEALAHSRARLSRFADRIHLVHAVYDELPAVLDQLELSGVDTVLFDLGVSSLQLDAPDRGFSYARDTALDMRMDQGRGTTAEEVVNDYPPGDLVRVLREYGEERFATRIVSAIVRERGRRRITSSARLAELVETAIPAATRRTGGNPAKRTFQALRIEVNEELAVLRRALPAALDALRVGGRLVVMSYQSLEDRITKQTLAGRARSTAPLELPVELPGTGPTFRLLSRGAEQASEAEIAANPRAASVRLRAAEHIGQVAVTSVGTATQDKGGAARERPRPVRALHQPGAAAHGRSAPDGTAGRKRRRDRGRGTDEQGEGR, via the coding sequence ATGGGGGAGCTTCGCGGTACGCACGTACCGGTGCTGCTCGAGCGGTGTCTCGAGCTGCTGGCCCCCGCGTTGGAAACCGGTGACCGGCCGGCCGTGCATGTCGACGCGACCCTCGGCCTCGGCGGTCACGCCGAGGCGGTGCTGGCGGCGTTTCCGACGGTCACCCTGGTCGGGCTGGACCGTGACGAGGAGGCGTTGGCCCACTCCCGGGCCCGGTTGTCCCGCTTCGCCGACCGGATCCATCTCGTCCACGCGGTCTACGACGAGTTGCCGGCGGTGCTCGACCAACTCGAACTGTCCGGGGTGGACACCGTGTTGTTCGATCTGGGGGTGTCCTCGCTGCAGCTCGACGCGCCCGACCGTGGGTTTTCCTACGCCCGGGACACGGCGTTGGACATGCGGATGGACCAGGGGCGGGGGACCACCGCCGAGGAGGTGGTCAACGACTACCCCCCCGGCGACCTGGTGCGGGTGCTTCGTGAGTACGGCGAGGAACGGTTCGCGACCCGGATCGTGTCGGCCATCGTGCGTGAGCGCGGCCGGCGGCGGATCACCTCGTCGGCCCGGCTCGCCGAACTGGTCGAGACGGCCATCCCGGCCGCCACCCGACGAACTGGTGGAAATCCCGCGAAGAGAACGTTTCAGGCGTTACGCATCGAGGTAAATGAGGAGCTGGCAGTGCTCCGCAGGGCACTGCCAGCCGCGCTGGACGCGTTGCGCGTCGGTGGACGTCTGGTGGTCATGTCCTACCAATCGCTGGAGGACCGGATCACCAAGCAGACGCTGGCGGGCCGCGCGCGCAGCACCGCTCCGCTGGAACTGCCGGTCGAGTTGCCCGGCACCGGCCCGACGTTCCGGCTCCTCAGCCGGGGTGCCGAGCAGGCCAGCGAGGCGGAGATCGCGGCCAACCCACGGGCGGCGTCGGTGCGGCTGCGAGCAGCGGAACACATCGGACAGGTAGCGGTGACCAGCGTCGGCACCGCCACCCAGGACAAGGGCGGGGCCGCCCGCGAACGGCCCCGCCCGGTACGAGCGCTACATCAGCCCGGCGCGGCGGCGCACGGGCGATCCGCACCGGACGGAACAGCCGGCCGGAAGCGACGCCGCGATCGGGGTCGCGGCACGGATGAACAGGGGGAGGGGAGATGA
- the mraZ gene encoding division/cell wall cluster transcriptional repressor MraZ has translation MFLGTHTPRLDEKGRLILPAKFRDELAGGVVITKGQERCLYVFPAPEFQRIADQLREQPMTHKAARAYSRVFFASAHDEVPDKQGRVTVPAHLREYAGLGRDLVVIGASSRVEIWDKQAWDTYLSESEDDFADIEEGVLPGGL, from the coding sequence GTGTTTCTCGGCACCCATACTCCGCGCCTGGACGAAAAGGGCCGGTTGATCCTTCCAGCCAAGTTTCGGGACGAGCTGGCGGGAGGTGTCGTGATCACCAAAGGGCAGGAGCGCTGCCTCTACGTCTTTCCGGCACCGGAGTTCCAGCGGATCGCCGATCAGCTCCGTGAGCAACCGATGACGCACAAGGCGGCGCGGGCCTACAGTCGGGTCTTCTTCGCCAGTGCGCACGACGAGGTGCCGGACAAGCAGGGCCGGGTGACCGTCCCGGCACACCTGCGGGAGTACGCCGGCCTCGGCCGTGACCTCGTGGTGATCGGGGCGAGTAGCCGGGTGGAGATCTGGGACAAGCAGGCCTGGGACACCTATCTCTCCGAGAGCGAGGACGACTTCGCGGACATCGAGGAGGGGGTGCTGCCCGGCGGGCTGTAG
- a CDS encoding Mur ligase family protein produces MPLRAKVASSVSRTAAALSRAAGRGDGSVIGGWIGLKIDPELLAHLAAGRAIGLVSGTNGKTTTTRLAAAAVGVLGRVATNSYGANMPTGHTSALAKAGATPYAVLEVDEHYLPQVLEATNPRVVALLNLSRDQLDRAKEVAMMAQLWRVALAEHPDVKVVANADDPMVVWAAATAGAVTWFSAGQRWHDDSWVCPECGSAIARADNQWWCAGCPLRRPEPQWVVDEDGVVDPTGAWHKVVLQLPGQVNVGNAATALALAAEFGVRPMDAVSRLAMVTSVAGRYAQVVRNGRNIRLLLAKNPASWLEAFDMAEQAPTLLSINARDPDGLDTSWLFDVDFSPLRGRQVLITGDRAYDLAVRLEVNDVPFLHVATLNAAIASVPPGRLEVIANYTAFQDIRAELDRVN; encoded by the coding sequence ATGCCCCTGCGGGCAAAGGTGGCCAGCTCGGTGTCGCGCACCGCCGCGGCGCTGTCGCGGGCCGCCGGACGAGGCGACGGGTCGGTGATCGGCGGCTGGATCGGCCTGAAGATCGATCCGGAGCTACTGGCGCATCTCGCCGCCGGCCGGGCCATCGGGCTGGTCTCCGGCACCAACGGCAAGACCACCACCACCCGTCTCGCGGCGGCGGCGGTCGGCGTTCTTGGTCGGGTGGCGACGAACTCGTACGGCGCCAACATGCCCACCGGGCACACCTCCGCCCTGGCCAAGGCCGGTGCCACCCCGTACGCGGTGCTCGAAGTGGACGAGCACTACCTGCCGCAGGTGCTGGAAGCCACCAATCCCCGGGTGGTGGCGCTGCTCAACCTCTCCCGTGACCAACTGGACCGGGCCAAAGAGGTCGCCATGATGGCCCAGTTGTGGCGGGTGGCGCTGGCCGAGCACCCGGACGTCAAGGTCGTCGCCAACGCCGACGACCCGATGGTCGTGTGGGCCGCCGCCACCGCCGGAGCGGTCACCTGGTTCAGCGCCGGACAGCGCTGGCACGACGACTCCTGGGTGTGCCCGGAGTGCGGCTCGGCGATCGCCCGCGCCGACAACCAGTGGTGGTGCGCCGGCTGCCCGCTACGCCGGCCGGAGCCTCAGTGGGTGGTCGACGAGGACGGCGTGGTCGACCCGACCGGCGCCTGGCACAAGGTGGTGCTGCAACTACCCGGGCAGGTCAACGTCGGCAACGCGGCCACCGCGCTGGCCCTGGCCGCGGAGTTCGGCGTACGCCCGATGGACGCGGTGTCCCGCCTGGCCATGGTCACGTCGGTCGCCGGCCGGTACGCGCAGGTGGTCCGCAACGGACGCAACATCCGGCTGCTGCTGGCGAAGAACCCGGCCAGCTGGCTGGAGGCGTTCGACATGGCCGAGCAAGCCCCGACGCTGCTGTCGATCAACGCACGCGACCCCGACGGGCTGGACACCTCCTGGCTGTTCGACGTCGACTTCTCGCCGCTACGCGGCCGGCAGGTGCTGATCACCGGGGACCGGGCGTACGACCTCGCGGTCCGGCTGGAGGTCAACGACGTGCCGTTCCTGCACGTGGCGACGTTGAACGCGGCGATCGCCTCGGTGCCGCCCGGGCGGCTGGAGGTCATCGCCAACTACACCGCATTCCAGGACATCCGAGCGGAGCTGGACCGTGTCAACTGA
- a CDS encoding UDP-N-acetylmuramoyl-tripeptide--D-alanyl-D-alanine ligase, with amino-acid sequence MIAMTLAEVAEATGGRLQAADPAVRVTGGVEFDSRRIGPGGLFVAFAGERVDGHDFAATALAAGAVAVLGTRPVTSDAGPVPMVLVDDPLDAMARLARAVLDRLPELTVIGLTGSSGKTTTKDLIAQLAAGLGPTVAPAGSFNNELGHPYTVLRADASTRYLVLEMGARGIGHIRHLCAVAPPRVGVVVNVGVAHIGEFGSVDAIATAKGELVEALPADGVAVLNADDPRVAAMARRTGARVVLAGEDPAATVRAEQVTVDTRGRAAYQLVTPAGTAPVRLAVSGRHQVGNSLLAAAVAIELGLTDPAALAAALGELRLVSTRRMDVFDRPDGITVIDDSYNANPASTAAALRSLADLGRDRRTFAVLGYLAELGDYEHEGHAEVGRLAAELGVHRLLVVGEQAASIRHGAAAVATWEGESVLVTDQQAAIDLLRREITAGDVVLVKGSRYRTWEVADALRDGAGEATA; translated from the coding sequence ATGATCGCGATGACGCTCGCCGAGGTCGCCGAGGCGACCGGCGGTCGCCTCCAGGCGGCCGACCCGGCGGTACGGGTCACCGGCGGAGTCGAGTTCGACTCCCGCCGGATCGGGCCGGGCGGGCTGTTCGTCGCGTTCGCCGGGGAGCGGGTCGACGGCCACGACTTCGCCGCCACGGCGCTGGCCGCCGGCGCGGTCGCGGTGCTCGGCACCCGGCCGGTCACCAGCGACGCCGGGCCGGTGCCGATGGTGCTGGTGGACGATCCGCTCGACGCGATGGCCCGGCTGGCGCGGGCCGTGCTGGACCGGCTGCCGGAGTTGACCGTGATCGGCCTGACCGGGTCGTCGGGCAAGACCACCACCAAGGACCTGATCGCACAGTTGGCGGCCGGCCTGGGCCCGACCGTGGCACCGGCCGGCTCGTTCAACAACGAGCTGGGCCATCCGTACACGGTGCTGCGGGCCGACGCCTCGACCCGGTACCTGGTGCTGGAGATGGGCGCGCGGGGGATCGGCCACATCCGGCACCTCTGCGCCGTCGCCCCGCCCCGCGTCGGCGTGGTGGTCAACGTCGGGGTGGCCCACATCGGCGAGTTCGGTTCGGTCGACGCGATCGCCACCGCCAAGGGTGAGCTGGTGGAGGCGCTGCCGGCCGACGGTGTGGCGGTCCTCAACGCCGACGACCCACGGGTGGCGGCGATGGCCCGACGCACCGGTGCCCGGGTGGTGCTCGCCGGCGAGGACCCGGCCGCGACGGTGCGCGCCGAGCAGGTCACCGTCGACACGCGGGGTCGCGCCGCGTACCAGCTGGTGACCCCGGCCGGTACGGCGCCGGTGCGGCTCGCCGTCAGCGGCCGCCACCAGGTCGGCAACAGCCTGCTGGCGGCGGCGGTCGCGATCGAGCTGGGCCTGACCGATCCGGCGGCGTTGGCCGCCGCGTTGGGCGAGCTCCGGTTGGTCTCCACCCGCCGGATGGACGTCTTCGACCGGCCGGACGGCATCACCGTGATCGACGATTCCTACAATGCGAATCCGGCTTCCACCGCGGCGGCGTTGCGTTCGTTGGCGGATCTGGGCCGGGACCGACGGACCTTCGCGGTGCTCGGCTATCTGGCCGAGTTGGGCGACTACGAGCACGAGGGGCACGCCGAGGTCGGCCGGCTGGCCGCCGAACTCGGCGTGCATCGGCTGTTGGTGGTAGGTGAACAGGCCGCGTCGATCCGACACGGGGCGGCCGCGGTAGCGACATGGGAAGGGGAGTCGGTGCTGGTCACCGATCAACAGGCGGCGATCGACCTGCTCCGGCGGGAGATCACCGCCGGGGACGTGGTGCTGGTCAAGGGTTCGCGGTACCGCACCTGGGAGGTTGCCGACGCGCTGCGCGACGGCGCCGGGGAGGCGACGGCGTGA
- a CDS encoding penicillin-binding transpeptidase domain-containing protein, whose amino-acid sequence MADRSDPPPRRDPPGSRRGGGRPATDANRDAAGLGGIADARAYTPRGRTVRESAEQRRTSRAERSRDPFRPALQVLDGGRAGPAEAKRSAAPTTQRGPAAGERPASDVGERRTADERRAAGDRRTAGGRGASTGQGGGRRATNGATSRSGGTSRSATTPRSGARPRPGATDARPATRPRRRSRLPRLADPRRRLRLGTFLTLTMFAVIGVRLILLQVVDSPAYADGGVQDRVGAPVVVPAPRGSIYDRTGAVLVHSVAARFVYADPEMVEDPQLTADELSPLLGIPRSTLLERLVPQARPDGQPSRFEWLARGVDIDVAKQVVALELPGIGTDYDERREVPGNDLAANLLGFVGQDMNGLEGLEARYDEVLRGVNGQRIAEQGNRELRLAEIPGGYRQETEPQPGSSLVLTINRDLQYEVQRILSDWMEQRNGSAATAIVLDVRTGEVLAQASHPTYNAADAWSSDPTDRQDVATAFTVEPGSVHKALVFGAALEEGLIEPDSTLDLGPTIRKGDTTFRDTRPIEAGVPTSLAGMMAYSSNVGTIKLADLLGPERLYAYQEAFGLGSPTGVGLPGEASGRVLPVDEWSDSSYGSVPLGHSVDATPLQMAAAYAAIANDGVYIQPTLVREIIDEHGERTPAGEPTTRRVLSAENAAALQTIMEAVTTIPDATGTAAAIPGYRVAGKTGTGRRLVGGVVQPGEVASFIGMAPADDPRYVIAVVAHTPGGGGGDVSAPAFRDMMRFTLLHYRVPPSGTGPPEFVVHP is encoded by the coding sequence GTGGCTGACCGCTCCGATCCGCCACCGCGCCGGGACCCACCAGGGTCCCGGCGCGGTGGCGGCCGGCCGGCCACGGACGCCAACCGCGATGCCGCCGGGCTCGGCGGCATCGCCGACGCCCGTGCCTACACGCCACGCGGCCGGACGGTGCGTGAGTCAGCCGAACAACGGCGTACCAGCCGTGCCGAACGCAGCCGCGACCCGTTCCGCCCCGCCCTGCAGGTGCTCGACGGCGGACGGGCCGGGCCCGCCGAGGCGAAGCGGTCCGCCGCCCCCACCACCCAGCGTGGCCCGGCCGCGGGTGAGCGACCGGCCAGTGACGTCGGCGAGCGGCGGACCGCTGATGAGCGCCGTGCGGCCGGTGACCGGCGGACCGCCGGTGGCCGGGGTGCTTCGACCGGTCAAGGTGGTGGTCGGCGTGCCACCAACGGCGCGACGTCCCGGTCCGGTGGGACGTCCCGGTCCGCTACGACGCCCCGGTCCGGTGCCCGACCACGGCCCGGTGCCACCGACGCCCGCCCGGCGACGCGGCCTCGACGCCGCAGCCGACTGCCCCGCCTGGCCGACCCGAGACGTCGGCTACGGCTCGGTACCTTCCTGACCCTCACCATGTTCGCGGTGATCGGGGTCCGGCTGATCCTGCTCCAGGTCGTCGACTCGCCCGCGTACGCCGATGGCGGCGTCCAGGACCGGGTCGGCGCACCGGTCGTGGTCCCCGCGCCCCGCGGCAGCATCTACGACCGCACCGGCGCCGTACTGGTGCACAGCGTCGCCGCCCGGTTCGTCTACGCCGACCCGGAGATGGTCGAGGACCCGCAGCTGACGGCCGACGAGCTCTCCCCGCTGCTCGGCATCCCCCGGTCCACCCTGCTGGAGCGGCTGGTGCCGCAGGCCCGACCGGACGGCCAGCCGTCCCGCTTCGAGTGGCTGGCCCGAGGCGTCGACATCGACGTCGCCAAGCAGGTCGTGGCGCTCGAACTGCCGGGCATCGGCACGGACTACGACGAGCGGCGCGAGGTCCCCGGCAACGACCTGGCGGCCAACCTGCTCGGCTTCGTCGGGCAGGACATGAACGGCCTGGAGGGCCTGGAAGCCCGCTACGACGAGGTGCTGCGCGGAGTCAACGGGCAGCGGATCGCCGAGCAGGGCAACCGCGAGCTGCGGTTGGCCGAGATCCCGGGCGGCTACCGCCAGGAGACCGAGCCGCAGCCGGGCAGTTCGCTGGTGCTCACCATCAACCGTGACCTGCAGTACGAGGTGCAGCGCATCCTCAGCGACTGGATGGAGCAACGCAACGGCAGCGCGGCCACCGCCATCGTCCTCGACGTGCGGACCGGCGAGGTGCTGGCCCAGGCGAGCCATCCGACGTACAACGCCGCCGACGCGTGGTCCAGCGACCCGACCGACCGGCAGGACGTGGCCACCGCCTTCACCGTCGAGCCGGGCTCGGTGCACAAGGCGCTGGTCTTCGGCGCGGCGCTGGAGGAGGGCCTGATCGAGCCGGACAGCACCCTCGACCTGGGCCCGACCATCCGCAAGGGCGACACCACGTTCCGCGACACCCGACCGATCGAGGCGGGTGTTCCCACCAGTCTGGCCGGGATGATGGCCTACTCGTCCAACGTCGGCACGATCAAGCTGGCGGATCTGCTGGGTCCCGAGCGGCTGTACGCGTACCAGGAGGCGTTCGGGCTGGGCAGCCCGACCGGGGTGGGGCTGCCCGGTGAGGCCAGCGGGCGGGTGCTGCCGGTCGACGAGTGGAGCGACTCGTCGTACGGGTCGGTGCCGCTCGGGCACAGCGTCGACGCCACCCCGCTGCAGATGGCGGCGGCGTACGCGGCGATCGCCAACGACGGCGTCTACATCCAGCCCACGCTGGTCCGGGAGATCATCGACGAGCACGGGGAGCGCACCCCGGCGGGTGAGCCCACCACCCGACGGGTGCTCAGCGCCGAGAACGCCGCCGCGTTGCAGACCATCATGGAAGCGGTCACCACCATCCCGGACGCCACCGGCACCGCCGCGGCGATACCGGGCTACCGGGTGGCCGGCAAGACCGGCACCGGGCGGCGGCTCGTCGGCGGCGTCGTGCAGCCCGGCGAGGTGGCATCGTTCATCGGCATGGCGCCGGCCGACGACCCGCGCTACGTGATCGCCGTGGTCGCGCACACGCCGGGTGGTGGCGGCGGGGACGTCTCCGCACCGGCGTTCCGCGACATGATGCGCTTCACCCTGCTGCACTACCGGGTGCCGCCGAGCGGCACCGGGCCGCCCGAGTTCGTGGTGCATCCGTGA
- a CDS encoding FtsW/RodA/SpoVE family cell cycle protein, giving the protein MAALRGLLARPLASYYLLIFSSGLLLMIGLTMVFSATSIKAYVTEGSAFSVLSRQATFAVIGLVAFWICQRLPWRTFRALGIVVLGAAVALLLVLNGMLLTASLAGWPAARIGPVEADLLWLYFGSFQLQPSELAKLGLVLWGADVIARKGAELGQWRELAIPLFPTVGLLFLLVGYNDLGTMLCILALVVGLLWAAGVPLRIFATLGGVGLVGIGLLVAAAWQGAGSGEQGASNYRLARLTSFFVPPEQCADDCYQALQARYAIANGGWFGEGLGSSRLKWLYLPQAEDDFIFAIVAEELGVVGCAVVLTLFAVLAYTGLRIARRVDDPFRRLAAAAATTWLISQAVINIGGVVGLLPITGIPLPFISAGGSALVVTLAAIGMLASFARAEPDAARALNARPPARWVRLLWAPLPPVPRRRHPAKPRMTGSGRSRTTGGAGSAVPRASAPRGER; this is encoded by the coding sequence CTGGCGGCGTTGCGGGGCCTGCTGGCCAGGCCGCTCGCCTCGTACTATTTGTTGATCTTCAGTAGCGGACTGCTGCTGATGATCGGCCTGACCATGGTCTTCTCGGCGACCAGCATCAAGGCGTACGTCACCGAGGGCAGCGCGTTCAGCGTGCTCAGCCGGCAGGCGACGTTCGCGGTGATCGGGCTGGTCGCCTTCTGGATCTGCCAGCGGCTGCCCTGGCGCACCTTCCGGGCGCTGGGGATCGTGGTGCTCGGTGCCGCCGTCGCCCTGCTGCTGGTGCTCAACGGGATGCTGCTGACCGCCTCGCTGGCCGGCTGGCCGGCGGCGCGGATCGGGCCGGTCGAGGCGGACCTGCTCTGGCTCTACTTCGGCTCGTTCCAGCTGCAGCCCTCCGAGTTGGCCAAGCTGGGTCTGGTGCTCTGGGGCGCCGACGTGATCGCCCGCAAGGGCGCCGAGCTCGGTCAGTGGCGGGAGCTGGCCATCCCGCTGTTCCCGACGGTCGGTCTGCTCTTCCTGCTGGTCGGCTACAACGACCTGGGCACCATGCTCTGCATTCTGGCGCTGGTCGTCGGGCTGCTCTGGGCCGCCGGCGTGCCGCTGCGGATCTTCGCCACCCTCGGCGGGGTCGGGCTGGTCGGCATCGGACTGCTGGTCGCCGCCGCCTGGCAGGGCGCCGGCTCCGGCGAACAGGGCGCAAGCAACTACCGGCTGGCCCGGCTGACGTCGTTCTTCGTCCCGCCCGAGCAGTGCGCCGACGACTGCTACCAGGCGCTGCAGGCCCGGTACGCGATCGCCAACGGCGGCTGGTTCGGCGAAGGGCTCGGCTCCAGCCGGTTGAAGTGGCTCTACCTGCCGCAGGCCGAGGACGACTTCATCTTCGCCATCGTGGCCGAGGAACTCGGGGTGGTCGGCTGCGCCGTGGTGCTGACGCTGTTCGCGGTGCTGGCGTACACCGGGTTGCGGATCGCCCGCCGGGTCGACGACCCGTTCCGGCGACTCGCCGCCGCCGCGGCGACCACCTGGCTGATCAGCCAGGCGGTGATCAACATCGGTGGGGTGGTCGGACTGCTGCCGATCACCGGCATCCCGCTGCCGTTCATCTCGGCCGGCGGCAGCGCCCTGGTGGTGACACTCGCGGCGATCGGCATGCTGGCGTCGTTCGCCCGGGCCGAGCCGGACGCGGCGCGGGCACTCAACGCCCGCCCACCGGCCCGCTGGGTGCGACTACTCTGGGCCCCGTTGCCGCCGGTGCCGCGTCGCCGGCATCCGGCGAAACCCCGGATGACCGGGTCCGGACGGTCGCGGACCACCGGTGGCGCAGGCTCGGCGGTGCCCCGTGCGTCGGCGCCGCGCGGCGAACGTTAA
- the mraY gene encoding phospho-N-acetylmuramoyl-pentapeptide-transferase produces the protein MRAVIVAAAVAFLVSLFGTPVAIKVFTRLKAGQPIRSDGPVMHQGKKGTPTMGGVVFIVATVIAYVAGHLALTTLPEQQIAQVGPTITALVLLGLLVFSGAVGFIDDFLKVRKRNSAGLNKRGKLFGQIMVGAVFGIIALYFPSTMVDTTGDATNTETVGSTTLSFIRDIDVLDVGKAVSVVIFILVVMGTTNGVNLTDGLDGLATGASVMVLAAYALIAFWQYRHWCADPNYTAQYCYEVRDPLDIALIAGAAAGACVGFLWWNTSPARIFMGDTGALGLGGLIAGMAMATRTVLLLLIIGGLFVIITMSVVIQIISFKTTGKRVFRMSPLQHHFELAGWSEVNIVVRFWIIAGIGVAIGLGLFYSEFLAVMG, from the coding sequence GTGAGGGCGGTCATCGTCGCGGCCGCCGTGGCTTTCCTGGTGTCGCTGTTCGGCACCCCGGTGGCCATCAAGGTCTTCACCCGGCTCAAGGCCGGCCAGCCGATCCGGTCCGACGGCCCGGTGATGCACCAGGGTAAGAAGGGCACGCCGACGATGGGCGGCGTGGTGTTCATCGTGGCCACGGTGATCGCGTACGTCGCCGGGCATCTCGCCCTGACCACGTTGCCGGAGCAGCAGATCGCCCAGGTCGGACCGACCATCACCGCGTTGGTGCTGCTCGGCCTGCTGGTCTTCTCCGGCGCGGTCGGCTTCATCGACGACTTCCTCAAGGTCCGCAAACGCAACAGCGCCGGTTTGAACAAGCGCGGCAAGCTGTTCGGCCAGATCATGGTCGGCGCGGTGTTCGGGATCATCGCGTTGTACTTCCCGAGCACGATGGTGGACACCACCGGCGACGCGACCAACACCGAGACGGTCGGCAGCACCACGCTGTCGTTCATCCGCGACATCGACGTGCTCGACGTCGGCAAGGCCGTCTCGGTGGTCATCTTCATCCTGGTCGTGATGGGGACGACCAACGGCGTGAACCTGACCGACGGGCTCGACGGGCTGGCCACCGGTGCCTCGGTGATGGTGCTCGCCGCGTACGCGTTGATCGCGTTCTGGCAGTACCGCCACTGGTGTGCCGACCCGAACTACACCGCCCAGTACTGCTACGAGGTGCGGGATCCGCTGGACATCGCGCTGATCGCCGGGGCCGCCGCCGGGGCCTGTGTGGGCTTTCTGTGGTGGAACACCTCACCGGCGCGGATCTTCATGGGCGACACCGGCGCGCTCGGGCTCGGCGGGCTGATCGCGGGCATGGCGATGGCCACCCGGACCGTGCTGCTGCTGCTGATCATCGGCGGGTTGTTCGTCATCATCACCATGTCGGTGGTCATCCAGATCATCTCGTTCAAGACCACCGGCAAACGGGTGTTCCGGATGTCTCCGCTGCAGCACCACTTCGAACTCGCCGGCTGGAGCGAGGTCAACATCGTCGTCCGGTTCTGGATCATTGCCGGCATCGGGGTGGCGATCGGCCTGGGCCTGTTCTACAGCGAGTTCCTCGCGGTGATGGGATAG